Proteins from one Phyllobacterium zundukense genomic window:
- a CDS encoding M3 family metallopeptidase has product MSSTKPSINAALTEWTGPLGLPDFTAFNDDDFAAAFDAALAADLADIEAVVDQHDVPTIENTLKALQLSGKDLDRVSAIFWLRAGAHTNETIQALERVIAPKMSRHSSSIMMNPLLFARIDSLYEQRDLLGLDPETDRVLEKTWKGFVRSGARLDEQGKARLADINERLASLGAQFGQNVQKDEADWALFITDETELAGLPDFVRDAMRGAAEERDRPDAWAVTLSRSIIEPFLSFSENRSLREKSFRAWAARGENGGSTDNTAIVAEMVKLRAEKAKLLGYQSFAAYKLDDTMAKTPKAVMDLLEPVWDKAKARAAEEETDLQRLITGEGRNHKVEPWDWRYYAEKLRNERFAFDEAELKPYLQLEKVIEACFDVATRLFGITFEEKQGIPTWHPDVRIWEVFNADGSERGLFLGDYFNRQSKRSGAWMSALQSQHKLDGEHNPIIYNVMNFAKPPKGEPALLSLDGAKTLFHEFGHALHGLLSDVTWPAVSGTSVSRDFVELPSQLYEHWLTVPAILEKYAIHYRTGEAMPKALLDKVLAANTFNAGFNTVEFTSSALVDMAFHADGTPPVDPIKFEADTLRQLEMPDAIIMRHRTPHFTHVFSGDGYSAGYYSYMWSEVLDADAFKAFEETGDVFNSDLAAKLRQYIYSAGGSRDPEDLYKAFRGKMPTPDAMIEKRGL; this is encoded by the coding sequence ATGTCTTCAACAAAACCGTCCATCAACGCAGCATTGACAGAATGGACCGGGCCTCTTGGGCTGCCCGACTTCACCGCTTTCAACGATGATGACTTCGCTGCTGCCTTTGATGCCGCCCTGGCGGCAGACCTCGCCGATATCGAGGCCGTGGTTGACCAGCACGACGTCCCAACGATTGAGAACACGCTGAAGGCACTGCAACTTTCTGGCAAGGACCTGGATCGTGTCTCGGCAATCTTCTGGCTGCGGGCCGGTGCCCACACCAATGAAACAATACAGGCGCTTGAGCGGGTCATCGCACCGAAAATGTCACGCCATTCTTCCTCGATCATGATGAATCCGCTTCTCTTCGCGCGTATCGATTCGCTTTACGAGCAGCGCGATCTGCTCGGCCTCGATCCCGAAACGGATCGTGTGCTGGAAAAAACCTGGAAAGGTTTTGTGCGCAGCGGCGCGCGGCTCGACGAACAGGGGAAGGCACGGCTTGCCGACATCAATGAAAGGCTCGCAAGCCTTGGCGCGCAATTCGGACAGAACGTGCAAAAAGACGAAGCTGACTGGGCACTTTTCATCACGGACGAGACGGAACTAGCCGGCCTACCGGATTTTGTGCGTGACGCAATGCGCGGTGCCGCCGAAGAGCGTGATCGACCCGATGCTTGGGCAGTCACCTTATCCCGCTCCATCATCGAACCCTTCCTGTCCTTCTCCGAAAATCGCTCCTTGCGGGAAAAGTCGTTCCGTGCCTGGGCCGCTCGAGGCGAAAACGGCGGGTCGACAGACAATACGGCCATCGTTGCCGAAATGGTGAAGCTGCGCGCCGAGAAAGCCAAACTGCTGGGCTATCAAAGCTTCGCGGCTTACAAGCTCGATGACACGATGGCCAAGACGCCCAAGGCGGTTATGGACTTGCTGGAACCGGTCTGGGACAAAGCCAAGGCGCGCGCCGCCGAAGAAGAGACCGATCTGCAGCGTCTTATCACCGGGGAAGGCCGCAATCACAAAGTCGAACCTTGGGACTGGCGCTACTATGCCGAGAAACTGCGCAACGAGCGTTTCGCTTTCGACGAGGCCGAACTGAAACCATACCTGCAACTGGAGAAGGTCATCGAAGCCTGCTTCGACGTCGCGACACGTCTGTTCGGAATTACGTTCGAGGAGAAACAGGGCATTCCGACCTGGCATCCGGATGTCCGCATCTGGGAAGTTTTCAATGCGGATGGCAGCGAACGTGGTCTTTTCCTCGGCGATTATTTCAATCGCCAATCGAAGCGCTCTGGCGCATGGATGAGCGCGCTCCAATCGCAACACAAGCTCGACGGCGAGCACAATCCGATCATCTACAACGTTATGAATTTCGCCAAACCGCCCAAGGGTGAGCCCGCTCTGCTATCGCTTGATGGTGCGAAAACGCTGTTTCATGAGTTTGGCCATGCGCTGCATGGACTTTTGTCGGACGTCACCTGGCCAGCGGTTTCCGGCACATCCGTATCGCGTGACTTTGTCGAATTGCCATCTCAACTCTACGAGCACTGGCTGACCGTGCCGGCCATTCTTGAGAAATATGCAATTCATTACCGTACTGGCGAAGCGATGCCGAAAGCCTTGCTCGACAAGGTACTCGCAGCCAATACATTCAATGCGGGGTTCAACACCGTTGAATTCACCTCGTCTGCGCTGGTTGACATGGCGTTTCATGCGGACGGTACCCCGCCCGTCGATCCGATCAAATTCGAGGCCGATACATTGAGGCAACTGGAGATGCCCGACGCCATTATCATGCGCCATCGCACCCCGCACTTCACCCACGTGTTTTCCGGAGACGGTTATTCAGCCGGCTATTATTCCTACATGTGGTCGGAGGTGCTGGATGCGGATGCGTTCAAGGCTTTCGAGGAGACCGGCGATGTGTTCAACAGTGATCTCGCCGCGAAGCTGAGACAGTATATTTATTCAGCGGGTGGAAGCCGCGATCCGGAAGATCTCTACAAGGCGTTTCGCGGCAAGATGCCCACGCCCGATGCCATGATCGAAAAGCGTGGGCTTTGA